The Nitrospiraceae bacterium genomic interval ATCGAAGGGCGTTCTAGAGGTCGTCATGCAGAGGACTATAACACTCTCCATGCGGAAGGTCTACAATGACCTCCTATTGTGGAGTTCATCATCTCGCTTCAATTCTTTTAGAAAAACTATGGATGATGTTGACATTTTATGGTGATGAGAGCGGCACGCATGATCGGTCTGGTACTCATCCTGGATCAGATGTCATCGCTGTCGCGGGATACCTCGCACATGAGGAAGATTGGAAACATTTTCAGGGGAGATGGACAAAATGCCTCAATAAGTATCATGTTGATGAATTTCATTTGGCAAGGTTTATGCGCGACAAAGAATTGCCATATCGCAATTGGAGCAAGGAGAAACGTGATGAATTTATCAATGAACTTATTGCAATTGCTCGTCGTCATACGTGCGGAGGTTTCGGAGGATTAGTCGTAGTAGATGATTATAATAAAATTCTGCCCGCCCAGATTAAACGCGAGCATAAACATCCCTATTATTTTTGTTTTCAGATGCTAATTGACATTTTGCTGTCCGAACTCGATACACTTCATCTTCCAGCTGGAGAACAAGTCGCCTTTATTTTTGAGCAGAATCAGCAGTTCGCAGATGGTGCTACCGAGTCTTACAAAAGAATAAAACAGTTTCGAGACAAGGGTAATCGATTAGGCTCCATTACATTCGGATCACGTAAGCAGCATGTCCCTCTCCAGGCAGCTGATCTTATCGCCTATACAATAAGGGCCGAATTATCGCGCTTTACTAAAGCAAAGCCTCGTCCAGACTGGGGCATGGAACTTAGTCGAAAGAAAAATCTAAAAATTGTGTATTGCAGTAAGGATGGATTGGAACGATACGTTCAAGATATTAAGAACGGTAAAATCAAGCACGCTGTGAGCGTGTCGCGTTCTATTTCGCAATGAATCATCAATGCTATTCGTAGTACGCGAGCTTGAGAGAAAAGTCTGAGTATTGCAAGACCATCAATGAGGCTTGATAGTTTTAAATGCACGCTAAATTCGTTTTCCTCTGCCTTGTCTCTTGTAGTCGAGAGAATGGCCATGTTTAGCACGTCGTTTGACCAATCAATTCCTTATAGTCAACGCGCTTTCCCTGCACAGAGGAGAGCGCAGCCATGAATCGGCCCTGGTCATTGTCTTTGCGAGTATTGAAGCGGAAGGATTGTTCATCGAGATAGCGGAACAAATGGAACGGCTCAACACTCACATAAGTGCCCTTGATGCCACGTTTCAACAAACTCCAAAAACTTTCAATACTATTGGTATGGATATTTCCTTGCACATAGGCTTCCGCATGATTAATGACCTTATGGGCATATTCTTTTCCGGCATTCAGATACCCGCGCCACTGATCGCTATAGAGATTTGAGCCAGGAACGATATGTTTCTTAATCATCGACTTCAGCCAATCACTAGTTGCCCGATTAATGACTTCAGCACGAACTTCTCCTTTTCGCTCCAGCATCCCGACGACGACCGCCTTGCGAAGAAATCCCTCTTGCCGTTTCATCTTGATTTGTTTGTCTCTATGCATGTTTCGAGCTTCCCCACCAATGTAAGTCTCATCGACTTCCACATCGCCCATGAGCTTGCGGTCAAGAGAGCCTTTCTGCAAGGCCAAGCGGAGCCGATGCATCATGAACCATGCAGTTTTCTGAGTGACACCAAGTGCCCGAGCAACCTCATAGGAACTGATGCCATTCTTGGCATTGACGAGCAACCACAACGCACAGAACCACTTCTCAAGCGGAATGGGACTATCCTCAAAAATCGTTCCAAGCTTCGCAGTGTATTGCTTGCGACACTCTTTGCATTGCCACACCGAGCGAGACTTCAAAAAGCCATACCGCATAGAGTTACAGCGTGGGCAGACTGGACCATTCGGCCAGCGCATAGCCACCAGCAGATCCAAACAGCGGTCAGGATCAGCGAAGTAGTGAATGGCTTCTTGGAGAGTCTTTGGGAGCTTCATGGTGTCCTCCTTGGTTCTGAGGAGGATTATAGCCATTTAGCCATGATGAGTCAAGTATATTAATGCCCTTCATCCACGATGCATACGCGCAGGTAAATGACCAAAAATGTCTAGAAAACTGCAGCCAACTTTTCCTATCAGCCTTGAAATGAACAGCATTTGACCAGCGCCCCACATTCCAGACAGAGGAAATCATCCTGAACCACTCGCGATCGCCGTGCTCTTACTTGTGGAATATGCCATAGGACGGGTGAAGGCATGGCAAGTGAGAGTCATGCTTCTTATTATTTGCACCGAAACTGCTTGCCTCAACGCCGTCCGATGGTCTCGCCTTCTGCACCTTCCGCGCTCGACATGCTGCTATAGCCTTGTATTTCCCCATCCTTCAGAACGGTGTAACCAGACGGGCACTTCCTCTCCATGACCTGGATGGCCTCTCTCCGGTGAGGCGACCCCATCGGACCGCCGCGGTCTTCTTTAAACAAATACGTCACGACCCCTCCGTTCTCCGTCTCGTGGGTCAATGTAACCGCTTGAGCACAGCCGGCGCAGACAAGTGTGAATTCCAGCCATGTTACCCTTGCCCCTTATCTAATGGGGCAAGGTTCACCCATACCGCTTCATGATCTCCTGTCCTTGAGTCATTCTCATGAACTCCAGAAACAGAAGTTTCCAGAAATTTGAACGACAACTTTATAGGCTTTCCGGTTGCGTTTTCGTACTCGACTATAAGTTCCTTCATAAGTTCCTTGATGCAAAATTCAAATCCGAAACGGCAGCTATAGCTACGGCGAAGGCATCACGTGCCCCGACGTCATCAAATACAGTGAATGCGACAAGTACCTGCCTGCGTAATAGAGCCCTCGCATACGGTGGCGCAGTCCGCTCATTTTGTCGCGCTTTATTTTTAACATCATGTGTGGATCGTCCACACCATTATCGACGACGTGCCAAAGCTTATTTGGCTGATGAGCACGGATAATTGGACAAAATCCCTTGGGTCTTTGTCATTTTTGCCATGGATCTTTGGTGTAAATCGAATAGCTGACCGGATAGGCTTCACCTAGAGGTTTGGTTTGATATATATTTGAATTTTGATGGATGTTTGAGCATTGTGATTTTATTGTTGACAAAGTAAAGTAACTTAATATATTTAAAATACATAATCTCGACAGGAATACAGATATTTAATGGACCAATCATAAAGCATGAATGTACTCAACCGCCTATCCAAGCTCCTTCTCGTTCTGCTCTTCATGGGAGTCCCACTCCAGCTTCTTCTCCCGCTGAACTCCCATGCCTTTGACTTGGTTCCGACTGATGAGGAGATCAAGAAATATCGCCAGAGTTGGAATCCATTTTCTGAGGGCCCGCTTCTGATTCAGTCTGTCGACATTCATCCGCAGGGACAACTGTCAGTCCGCCCCTTCTTCTTCTCTCAAGTTTCAGAAAAAAGCTACGGGAATACACTGTCTTTGCCTACCGACGCCAAGAACGGTCCAGTTCACACCTACGCTATTCAACCGCTTGTCACATTAGCCTATGGCCTGACCAACCATGTGGAACTCGGAGCCTCCACTTCCATGATTTCATTCTGGTCCAAAGACACTGAGTCGGCGAATAGCGGGAAAGGCGGTCCATGGACCACGGACACCGGCATGGGTGACACTTCGCTCATCATGAAATATCGACCGATCGTGCAGGACCCTGACAGCATGCGCCCATCTGTGACGCTGTATCAGCAAATCGTGTTGCCCACCAGCCGATGGGTGACTGGCACGGAGCGCCCGCCCGGCGGATTCGCGCCGCTCGGCCGACTGCCGTCAACCAAATTTGGTGAATTGGGGTTCACAGAAGGCGTGACATTCAGAAAGAACAGCAACCCCTTTCGAATAAGTGGCGGGGTCTATTACACCTATTCAGCCCCCGGGAGTAATGCTGGCCAAAACACCTATGCAGGGGACGTCATCAACACGCGATTGATCTTCGAGCATTTCTTGGACGACAAGAAGGGTCTGGCCTACAACCTCGAACTCGTGACCGTCAGTACGGCTACCTGGCGAGCTGACGGTCATGCGATCAATACCGGAGCCCTTAACGGCTCAACCGTCATCGGCATCGAACCGGCAATTCAGTTCAGGTTTACCGACTCTCTGGTCGGCGCCGTCGGCGTGCTATTTACCGTCGCCGGCCAGAATTCGCAGGATGCATTTTATCCGAACTTCTCAATGCAATGGTATTGGAACAAAGGCGACAAAGTGATCATGAGATAAACCGCCTCGCGGAGACAGATCGACATACGGTCATGATTGGATGTATTGCTTCCGCGGATGGTTCCCCCTGCTTTGCTGAGACTATGATGGCGAGTCGATATCACCGGTGTTGACTTGTGTATTCACTTTTTCGCACGGCACGGCGGGTCCGCATTCAGTCACGAACGCGTGAGTGAAGGGACTGGGTTACCCATTTGCTGGAACAGAATCAAATCCGTACTTGAGCAGGAGTTTTTGTATGCGCGGACTCATGATGAAATCGAAAAACTGTTCCGCGGCACTCAGGGATGAGTTCCGGCAGGTCCACACCACCGCATGCCCAAACTGGACCGACATATGCCTTCCAACCGGGGCTTCATCACTGATGCGCACTTGTCCGCTGTTGATCGCATCTACGCGGTAGACGATGCCCACCTCGGCCTCCCCTGTCCCAACCAGATTCACGACATCATCACTATGCTCCGCGTGAAAAAGGCGGGAACGATTTTTATACGAGGGGTCGAGCTTTGCGAGGGCCCTGGCCGTGATTTCTCCCAATGCTGATGTATTAGGATCGACGAGAGCGACGCGGATTGCTTTGTTGGGGAGCACATCGTGAAAGGAGATCGATGTTGCCGGGGAGGCCGTTGCCATAACGAGCACGAGAGAAGTCTGTGCATAAATCTGAGGTCCTCCGTGGAGAGTCAGCCCCTTCTTATGCAATTTCTCAACTTCCTCAAACGCCTCAGGAAGGAACACATCAATCGGAGCTCCCTGTTCAATCTGCCGACGAAGCATTTGCGACGGACCATACACCACATCCACCTTCACGCCATATTCTTTCTCGAAAATCGGCAGGATTTCCTGAAATGGAGCTTTCAAACTATGGGCCGCCCCAACTGTCAGGGCTTCAGCCCGAGCAAGGTCCTGTGTTGCAACGACACCTGCGAGTCCAATGATGACAGTCACTGCCAAGCTGATCTTCCGAACTCCCACTATCATCCTCCTGCTCACGCTCATGACTCGTTCATCAACAGGGTTTTATCAGTACAGCGACTACATCGGCCTGAATCGATTATTGGTTGAATCCTGAGTGCTGATTTCTGTCTGCCTCCTTGCATTGCCACCGCTACTTTCGTGCTGTTCGCCTCATTCGAAACTTTAGCGATTCCCGCAAGATCAATACCAAATGAAGTACCCATTCGATGGCATGAAGAAAGGCGGTCCAACCATCACATTTCTAACGACATCTCGGTGACTCCTTGCCCGACGGCATATGTCGCCCTCCTCGCAAAATTGTGAGATTCCGCACATCGCGCTCAGTGCGCACATGCGCAATCTGTTTTCTTTATGCCTGGCTGTTAGAGACAGAACCAGACGAAGCTAGTGATGAAATTGTCTTAATAAATTGAGCACATCGTGCGATCGCCCACACGTTTCTAACGCAGCCGCGACGCAGGTAAGCACTTTGCTACACCCCGGATCGCCTTGATTGGCGACCGATCCCCTTGCTCATAGGAAATCAAAGAAGTACTCTAGGTCAGCGATC includes:
- a CDS encoding DUF3800 domain-containing protein gives rise to the protein MMLTFYGDESGTHDRSGTHPGSDVIAVAGYLAHEEDWKHFQGRWTKCLNKYHVDEFHLARFMRDKELPYRNWSKEKRDEFINELIAIARRHTCGGFGGLVVVDDYNKILPAQIKREHKHPYYFCFQMLIDILLSELDTLHLPAGEQVAFIFEQNQQFADGATESYKRIKQFRDKGNRLGSITFGSRKQHVPLQAADLIAYTIRAELSRFTKAKPRPDWGMELSRKKNLKIVYCSKDGLERYVQDIKNGKIKHAVSVSRSISQ
- a CDS encoding IS1595 family transposase: MKLPKTLQEAIHYFADPDRCLDLLVAMRWPNGPVCPRCNSMRYGFLKSRSVWQCKECRKQYTAKLGTIFEDSPIPLEKWFCALWLLVNAKNGISSYEVARALGVTQKTAWFMMHRLRLALQKGSLDRKLMGDVEVDETYIGGEARNMHRDKQIKMKRQEGFLRKAVVVGMLERKGEVRAEVINRATSDWLKSMIKKHIVPGSNLYSDQWRGYLNAGKEYAHKVINHAEAYVQGNIHTNSIESFWSLLKRGIKGTYVSVEPFHLFRYLDEQSFRFNTRKDNDQGRFMAALSSVQGKRVDYKELIGQTTC
- the modA gene encoding molybdate ABC transporter substrate-binding protein; protein product: MGVRKISLAVTVIIGLAGVVATQDLARAEALTVGAAHSLKAPFQEILPIFEKEYGVKVDVVYGPSQMLRRQIEQGAPIDVFLPEAFEEVEKLHKKGLTLHGGPQIYAQTSLVLVMATASPATSISFHDVLPNKAIRVALVDPNTSALGEITARALAKLDPSYKNRSRLFHAEHSDDVVNLVGTGEAEVGIVYRVDAINSGQVRISDEAPVGRHMSVQFGHAVVWTCRNSSLSAAEQFFDFIMSPRIQKLLLKYGFDSVPANG